A window of Diabrotica virgifera virgifera chromosome 9, PGI_DIABVI_V3a contains these coding sequences:
- the LOC126891821 gene encoding zinc finger protein 664-like isoform X1 encodes MEAIEDNIKDFKFEIKEEHKEYNLELSRFIDSRLSTKIEIGHVKSELKEESGFSQNGTAIIKTELGCPTEQQINANTEETTLENYTGKCKIYSKEFNQADSLQRHIIKTHTREKLYKCKICLKQFTRGSYLKIHLRLHTGEKPYKCEICFKQFTHKNSLDEHTKAHTGEIPFKCEICFKQFIRASQLKIHLMVHTGEKPYKCEICFKRFTQAIHLKNHSMVHTGENPYKCEICVKQFAHKSSLDDHTKVHTEEIPYKCDICFKQFSEAGTLKKHLKIHTGEKPFKCEICFKQFSEAGTLKRHLRIHTVEKPYKCEICFKQFTRSYDLKSHLRVHSGEKPFKCEICYKQFSEAGNLKRHLRMHAGEKPYKCEVCFKQFSQSHDLKTHLRVHTGEKPYKCEICFKQYTQTSSLKTHLRVHSGEKPYKCEICFKEYTQASSLKTHLRIHIAEKVNFV; translated from the exons ATGGAAGCCATAGAAGATAATATAAAagatttcaaatttgaaattaaaGAAGAGCACAAGGAATATAATTTGGAATTGAGTAGATTTATAGACAGTCGGCTATCTACAAAAATTGAAATTGGTCATGTTAAGAGTGAACTCAAAGAGGAGTCAG gGTTTTCTCAGAATGGAACGGCAATCATCAAAACTGAACTTGGATGTCCTACAGAACAACAAATAAACGCAAACACCGAAGAAACAACATTAGAAAATTATACTGGTAAATGTAAAATTTATTCTAAGGAATTTAACCAAGCAGATTCTTTGCAACGACATATTATAAAAACGCATACTAGAGAAAAGCTttacaagtgtaaaatttgtttgaagcagtttacTCGAGGAAGCTatttgaaaattcatttgaggttacacactggagaaaagccttataagtgtgaaatatgttttaagcAATTCACTCATAAAAATTCTTTGGATGAACATACGAAAGCTCACACTGGGGAAATTCCtttcaagtgtgaaatttgttttaagcagtttattcGAGCAAGTCAATTGAAAATTCATTTGAtggtgcacactggagaaaagccttacaagtgtgaaatttgttttaagcggtTTACTCAAGCAATTCATTTGAAAAATCATTCGAtggtgcacactggagaaaatccttacaagtgtgaaatttgtgtAAAGCAGTTCGCTCATAAAAGTTCTTTGGATGACCATACAAAAGTTCACACTGAGGAAATTCCTTACaagtgtgacatttgttttaagcaatttagtgaagcaggaactttgaaaaagcatttaaaaatacACACTGGTGAAAAGCCtttcaagtgtgaaatttgttttaaacaattcaGTGAAGCAGgaactttgaaaaggcatttaaggatacacactgtagagaaaccttacaagtgtgaaatttgttttaagcagtttactcgaTCATACGATTTGAAATCTCATTTGAGGGTGCATTCTGGAGAAAAGCCtttcaagtgtgaaatttgttataagcaatttagtgaagcaggcAATTTAAAGAGACACTTAAGAATGCACGCAggtgaaaaaccttacaagtgtgaagtttgctttaagcagttttctcaatCACACGATTTGAAAACTCATTTGagggtgcacactggagaaaagccttataagtgtgaaatttgttttaagcaatatACACAAACAAGTTCTTTGAAAACTCATTTGAGAGTGCActctggagaaaagccttataagtgtgaaatttgttttaaggaaTATACACAAGCAAGTTCTTTGAAAACTCATTTGAGAATACATATTGCAGAAAAAGTTAATTTTGTCTAA
- the LOC126891821 gene encoding zinc finger protein 235-like isoform X4: MELNTRFSQNGTAIIKTELGCPTEQQINANTEETTLENYTGKCKIYSKEFNQADSLQRHIIKTHTREKLYKCKICLKQFTRGSYLKIHLRLHTGEKPYKCEICFKQFTHKNSLDEHTKAHTGEIPFKCEICFKQFIRASQLKIHLMVHTGEKPYKCEICFKRFTQAIHLKNHSMVHTGENPYKCEICVKQFAHKSSLDDHTKVHTEEIPYKCDICFKQFSEAGTLKKHLKIHTGEKPFKCEICFKQFSEAGTLKRHLRIHTVEKPYKCEICFKQFTRSYDLKSHLRVHSGEKPFKCEICYKQFSEAGNLKRHLRMHAGEKPYKCEVCFKQFSQSHDLKTHLRVHTGEKPYKCEICFKQYTQTSSLKTHLRVHSGEKPYKCEICFKEYTQASSLKTHLRIHIAEKVNFV, encoded by the exons ATGGAACTGAATACAA gGTTTTCTCAGAATGGAACGGCAATCATCAAAACTGAACTTGGATGTCCTACAGAACAACAAATAAACGCAAACACCGAAGAAACAACATTAGAAAATTATACTGGTAAATGTAAAATTTATTCTAAGGAATTTAACCAAGCAGATTCTTTGCAACGACATATTATAAAAACGCATACTAGAGAAAAGCTttacaagtgtaaaatttgtttgaagcagtttacTCGAGGAAGCTatttgaaaattcatttgaggttacacactggagaaaagccttataagtgtgaaatatgttttaagcAATTCACTCATAAAAATTCTTTGGATGAACATACGAAAGCTCACACTGGGGAAATTCCtttcaagtgtgaaatttgttttaagcagtttattcGAGCAAGTCAATTGAAAATTCATTTGAtggtgcacactggagaaaagccttacaagtgtgaaatttgttttaagcggtTTACTCAAGCAATTCATTTGAAAAATCATTCGAtggtgcacactggagaaaatccttacaagtgtgaaatttgtgtAAAGCAGTTCGCTCATAAAAGTTCTTTGGATGACCATACAAAAGTTCACACTGAGGAAATTCCTTACaagtgtgacatttgttttaagcaatttagtgaagcaggaactttgaaaaagcatttaaaaatacACACTGGTGAAAAGCCtttcaagtgtgaaatttgttttaaacaattcaGTGAAGCAGgaactttgaaaaggcatttaaggatacacactgtagagaaaccttacaagtgtgaaatttgttttaagcagtttactcgaTCATACGATTTGAAATCTCATTTGAGGGTGCATTCTGGAGAAAAGCCtttcaagtgtgaaatttgttataagcaatttagtgaagcaggcAATTTAAAGAGACACTTAAGAATGCACGCAggtgaaaaaccttacaagtgtgaagtttgctttaagcagttttctcaatCACACGATTTGAAAACTCATTTGagggtgcacactggagaaaagccttataagtgtgaaatttgttttaagcaatatACACAAACAAGTTCTTTGAAAACTCATTTGAGAGTGCActctggagaaaagccttataagtgtgaaatttgttttaaggaaTATACACAAGCAAGTTCTTTGAAAACTCATTTGAGAATACATATTGCAGAAAAAGTTAATTTTGTCTAA